The Methanooceanicella nereidis genomic interval GCCGGCCCCGGAAACCTTACAAGGGAGCTTTCAAAAAAAGCGAAGCATGTCTATACCATTGAGATGGACGATGCCCTGGTAAAAATCTTAGAGGAAGAGTTCAGGGACACGAACGTCACAGTTATCCATGGCAATGCGCTTAAGGTCGATTTTCCGGAATTTGATAAAGTCGTCGCTAACCTGCCATATTCGATATCATCTGACATCACTTTCAAGATATTGAGACATCGCTTCAAGTTCGGCATATTGATGTACCAGAAAGAGTTCGCGCTCAGGATGGTGTCGAAGGTCGGAGAGGAAGAGTATTCAAGGCTATCCGTTCATGTACAGCATTTTGCAGACGTGAAGATACTGATGAAGGTCTCAAGAAGAGCTTTCGTGCCTCCGCCCGAGGTAGAGTCGGCAGTCATTAAGATCACACCCAGGCCTGCGGCATATAGCGTAAAGGACGAGGATTTCTTCATGAAGCTCGTGACGGCCGCT includes:
- the rsmA gene encoding 16S rRNA (adenine(1518)-N(6)/adenine(1519)-N(6))-dimethyltransferase RsmA, whose product is MDPRFSVVPDKRKDQHFLADHNILNRIVDFADIQPDETILEIGAGPGNLTRELSKKAKHVYTIEMDDALVKILEEEFRDTNVTVIHGNALKVDFPEFDKVVANLPYSISSDITFKILRHRFKFGILMYQKEFALRMVSKVGEEEYSRLSVHVQHFADVKILMKVSRRAFVPPPEVESAVIKITPRPAAYSVKDEDFFMKLVTAAFVQRRKRLKNAIVNGAHIMGLKNAKKIVTLLPRDIMEKRAEMTSPEEFAALSDTIMELAKDGNKDLQG